The genomic stretch CCATGAGAAGATGATTAGATCCGTTTCTTCCCAATCGTCATAATCCTTGCTTCCCGGCAGTGGTGGAGCCGGTTTTCCGGTTATGTGGGAGTAGCCTCCCCTGCTCCCTATTGCAACCTTCATTAGCCGCGACCATAGTGGGTAATTCCCTCCATTGAGTTTGAACGCAACAGTTACGTTCTTACTCGCTCGTATTTTACTGCTTGATGATTCTGGTTCTGTTGGTTTCTTATCGTCTGACATTTTGAGTATTGATTTGAATTGGTTTGCTCACtgatttttttgtgatttggcCGAGATTGGTATGGAGTGGGCAGTGATGAACGAAAAATCTGAGCCCTAGTTTAACTCCTGCTCTCAAGCCATGATAAAATAGGTTTTGGGGAATATTATTTCTCTCATTCATATTCCAACGATACACAATTTACATGCCTCTTTATAGGCTCAAGAATACAACTTAAGGTAAGTTCATTCCTTTAAACATAATCTTCTATAGAAGGtaaaaatcaattaaatcaattaaaaatctTCATACTTATTGTGATTGCATGAAATCAGCCTATTAATTCTTCGAGATCGTTCCTTCCAACATTATCACTTTAGTAAACCAATATATTACTGAGTACAAAGTCACgatgtatattttttaattttatcatattgtagtatatatattaaaaagttAATGTTATTGTTACGATGTACAAAGTCAAGATGAATAATTGTTGTATCCATTTGAAAATATATATCATGGAGCTCCTATTAATAATTGTTTCATGTATTTGCTCTTCGATTTGATGGCCGATCGGAACAATTATCAACCATctgataaaaattataaatattttatttaaaattaaatattttatttaaaattaaatattttaatattgttattttttaaatttaaatataataatatattattattttataattaaatattagtaatattttaaaattttagcacCGGCTTCTTTTGATTTCTAGTTCTGTCCAATGTCAAAGACGAAGTGACCGTGTGGATGAACATATTATAATCCAATAATTAGATTCCCAATAAACACATGATTTAAAAGTAGATCAGTCACTCGGTTCACCAATTGACATATCGATTCAATTACGAATTTGTAAGTAGGCATATTTTATCAGTTAGTTAATTATTTGACTATGTTACAGCTGAATAATCAGCCATAATTATTGATGTTCACAcacattttaaaaaagaaagcataaatatttaagtataatttttttcagatttgatgtttgtaaaataaaatttaaaatcaaattattgATTACAGAAGAACAAAATCGTAGTTTAACTTTTTCATCTAAACAATTATGGTTGGAAAAATTAGAAGCAATAAATTAACAGTGAGAATCTTTATTGAAAAGTGATTGGAGAGAGCAACTATGTAGAATTAATTTGCATAGTAGTAGTTAGGGATGTAAGTGTAGCCTGTAACctgtgggctggcccgaatagcccggtaaatttataaaaaatgccATTATTTAcacttaaaaaaagaaaatgcaaaCCCTAGTCAACTCTCACTCTCGATTCAACTCTCTCACTCCAGACTCTCGCTCTCTCACTCCCGACAACATCTCTCTCATTactcctctccctctctgccTCACCCAGTCTCCCTCCGCCTCCCTCCGAAACGATGGACACCGTCATCCCTGAAACACCGCCGGACTGGGTTGATGACGACGCAATAGGTCGTCGGTCCGTGGTTCACGGTGTTCCACCGTTCGTAGGCGACGACGGTTGTGAAGGGCCGACACCTCCCGATTTGGTGTTTGACGGATCTGAAACTGAAGATTCGTCGGACGCTATGGACGGATCTGAAACCGATGGATCTGAAACTCAGCCTCCGTCCGAGGGCTTCTACGTTCCTGACAGTGAATCTCCGTCCCCATTAATCGACGGATCTGAAACCGAAGATCCGGCTAAGGGTTTCGCCGGATCTGAAACTCAGCCTCCTTTTGCCCCCTTTGATTGGCCGGACTTCAAGCCGCCTTCAGGCTATGTTAATTTGGGGGAAAGCGAAGCATCTTCCATTGGTTTGGATGACATCGGGGAAGGCATACATGGAGCAATGCAGCCGGCGGTGGAGCCAAACAGAGAGTACACCGACAATGAAAAAGCTATGCTATTAATCATGTTTCCTTGCATGAAGGATATCTTATGATTTGTGAGTTTCTTTCTAATTCAGAGCCACCCCTTTTTAGGGTTTGGAGGCTTTTGACATTAGGAAAATGTAGCCTATTTCTGATGTACTCCATGTTTATATGCATTACTCCATGTTTATGTGCATTGCTCCATGTTTGAGGCTGTGGGAATTGCTCCTGATTGTTTATGCGATATTGGTGAATGTGTATGTGATATTGAGGCTGTGGGAATTGTTCCTGACTGTTTATGTGATATTGGTCCCTGAGTATGTGATATTGAGGCTGTGGGAATTGTTCCTGACTGTTTATGTGATATTGGTCCCTGAGTATGTGATATTGAGGCCGTGGGAATTGTTCCTGACTGTGTATATGATATTGGTCCTTGAGTATGTGATATTGAGGCAGGGGGAATTGTTGATGACTGTGTATGTGCATTCTGATGTTGTTTATATACCCTGTGATGAAGCTTTTCTGAGGGGAAGCTTAGCCACCTCTGTGTCAGGTTTGGAGGCTGTGTTAGTTTCTTCTGTTGCTCCTAGGCCTTGTGTTGTTGTCCATATGCCCTGTGATGAAGCTTTTCTGCATACTTAACCCATCCACCCCTGTGTTAGGTTTGGAGGTTGTTGTAAGTGTAATGTGTTGCTCCTAGGCCTTGTGTTGATGGCCTTATGCCCTGTGATGGAGCTTTTCTGAGGGAAATGACAAATTAGCCACCCCCTATGAAGGGTTTGGAGGCTGATTTGAAGTgataataccaaaaatattcACTGATTAGTTAGTAGTGTGTACAGTGATGATGTTTATACAAAATGCAGCCTATTTAGCTTAGTAAGCCACCCCCTACGAAGGGTTTGGAGGCTGATGCCATGTGATGACACTTCTCTGATGGCATTAACAAAAAATGCAGCCTATGCACAAAAAATAGAGTTTACATCTTAAACACCAACATATGTTGGTGCTTATACTGTAAACTCCAGTCCCTAAACTTATGTCTAGTACCCTAAAGCATGGTTAAGCCGCCCTATGTCATATGAGTCCCCAGTGTTGTTTTCAGGCAGCTTTAGATACTCCAAGCTCTGTCTCAccaatccttcttcaacctGAAGTTGTAAAGGCAACCCCTCTGTTCTTTCCAACCTGTTCTTGTTCATATGAGGGATCTTGTAGTCATTCTTCCCATGCACTTGTAATATTGTTGTCAAACTGCTTTGCAAAGTGATGAATACTCtattcagagtctgtggtgagAGTTCTTCAAATGAGGTAAACACATTTCTAAGCGAATCATCTACACTTGTGGCCATCTTGTCATCCTGTAGTGACTGTATTGCCCTGAAATACCCAAGGTCTAACACATTTGTGTCTGGGGAGTTTGTTGATTGGCTAATTAGATGGAATTCAAATCCATCAGTACTTGCAAGTGCCTCAAAGTGATGATCAGCTGCTCTAAGGTGAGGTTTGACATTATCTTGCTGTATGAAAATCTTCTTGCTTGCATTGGCTGGCCATTTTGCTTTGATTGATGGTATAATCTGGCAATGAAATGTTTATGTGACTATGTGATGACATGAATATGATGTCTGATAGCTTTATTGACATCAAAAGTGGCATACCTGGTTTAGGAGACAAGCTGTCATGACTTCCTTGGTAATTGACTGAATAGGCTTTGTCTCCATTGTCCCTTTTGGCCTGTTCTTTGAACTTCTTTGGGCTGGTATCTGGTCTGTGAATGGGAATAACCCTATTTTACCATCGAATATGATGTCTCCATCAGGCCCACAAAGTGGCCTACACACAGCAGCCATGAACATCACTTTAGTGATGAATCTCTTGGACTTACAGGACCTGTATGGCACATCTTCATCCGGCAACAGGTAGTATCTATCTGAATGGTAAAGAAGTTTACCTTCAGCGAGTGTAGGTTGAATATGAGAAAGACACCATTTCATCCTTGCAATTTTGTTGGTTTCAGTAAGTGTAGGCTTGATAGCACTTGTATGAGGTTTCAATTGATTACTCTTAAGAAATCTACCAATTGTTGTCTTGCTCACTTCCATCTTAGAAGCAACCTTCCTTATGGTTGATCTCTCAAGCATGGACATGTTTCTAAACTTGTCTTCATCTAACATGAgtttgtctttgtgttgataactTCTTACTTTGCCTTCCATCATGACAGGTTCACCTCTGTTTATCTGCTGCTTACTGATGTGCCATATTCTTTCTGTTGTCCTTTTGTGGATGTTGAATTCATTGGCAGCCTCTGCACAAGAACCTCTTGGCAGCACTCCAGCGGTACTTCGCTGTAGAAGAAACTGCGCAATGAGGTTTTTTTGTTGGCTAGTCAATGCTAATGTAGGCCGATGCCATCCACCCTGCCACTGCCCCTGCTGCTCCTGATCAGTGACCAACACTCGGACCACCTCATTCTCCATCAGGCCCagtgatgaaaattttctgagggTCTAATACAAAACCAAtagcttttcttttttttttttgttttggttggTGGAACTAAATGAAGTGTAGAAATGAATGTATTTATAGGAATTGGTGAACACTGAATTTGCTTGTATTTTTTCCCTCCTTACTTGTAAGAATTCCCTCCATTAAATGAAAGTTGCCTTCCCTCTCAATTTTGAATTGATATGCAACGTGTGGCTGCCATTGAACAGCTTGTAACTAGTCTCTCAATTGCACAGCTTTAATTTTGCAATTTTTGGGCATTGAACATTGAATTTAGTTAATGAGTatacaattaaatttaattgcaTTATTTTTGGCAGTAAACATGAATGTAAATTgaacattaaatttaaattaaacattGAATTGATTCAATTACATTTATTACACCAAAAGTCAAaaaggtctcacattccactacctACCTCCATTTACTAGACCAACCATtcaaacactttcttaaaacccgtgccgagtcaaacaacgactcctaatcggggacggagggagtattattttatttttttactcctattTTGACACTTCATTGACTAATTTTAtgatatagataactaaaaaaataactttcacttttatattaattttatgatatacataactaaaaaaataactttcacttttatattaaatatacaaattatatattgaatttttattaatatttcaattgttaaataaattaaactcactaaaaaaatatttaaatttctaaaacatatattaaaatttcacaaaatatctcaaatattagtatttgatcatatttatgaTGGATTTAAGCATAtgtctcaaatttatcataactaaatattttatattttataaatataattaattttcatcaTGATTTATTGGATTGTTCGCATCTTAATCTTATTGGTAGAAACCCGATTAACCcactgggctagcccgaaactgGAGCTTTTAGTTTTAGGGTCAAACTTTTACAACCCCAAAGAAATCGCAACCCGGTTAGCCCACatccgattgacccgcaacccaaGTAGGGTTGACCCGAAACTCaatgggccggcccgattgacatccctagtagtagtactaattagTAATTAGAATTATTAATTTTCTAATCGAAATCTGATCGCACTGAAATTCATCCCACGTACGTCTCGATCGTCgtctttccctctctctctctaattttCTGTTATCATATTTTGGATCTTATTCGTGAATTTGATCGCAGATAGAGGTGATTTTAAAATACCGAAACAGTAAGTGATGGCGTTGTCGACAATGCAAGGATCCATCGATTTCGACGCGGAGATGACACTGAGTGACAAGCTCATAGTCTTCAAATCCAACAATTTTGATCCTCCATCCTACTTCCACAGCAACAGCGGCGGCACCACCGAAAAGGTCAATCGCATACTATAAACCCACATTTTTAGGATCGTTAGTTTGTTTCGTATAATTccgtaaattaatttttatttttggaccAAATTGAATGTGTGAATTCTGCAAATCTGACTGAATTGGTGCATCTGGAGCAGGAAAGTAGGCAATTGTGCATGCACCTAGATAGGTTGAACAAGGCTTCTGCAGAAGAAATGCGGAAAAGTGTCTTTTATAAGGCGTCTGGTCGTTCCAAACATTTCAAAAATTCACCTCTATTTCTGATGATGTTCATTATCTTttgctatatatatttttcaggACATCAAGAGAGATCTCTGATCTTGAAGGGGAGCTTGTTTCCTTGAAAAACCTGTTGTCTACGCGAGCAAATATCATCAACGGGATAGCTGATGGAGTTCGGATCGAGTCCTTGCCAGATGGAACTGATCATGCTAGAGAGGCTGCAGATTTAGAGTTCGAAGAGACAGAGCCTCCAAAATACGACAAGTGGCTGTCCCAGTTTATGGAGAAGATTGAGGTCTTACTGGCTGAGAGGCGAATCGATGAGGCTCTGGCAATACTAGACGAAGGCGAGGTTCTAGCTGAGGAGGCAATACAGAAATGTGCAGTCCCTACAGCCTTCTAGCACTTCATATGGACCTGCCTACACTACTGCACTTGCACACCTAGTTTTCTCCACTATTGCTCAGGCGTCGAATGGTTCCTTAACTATATTTGATGATGAGCCGGCTTTTACATCTGAGCTTGTGACTTGGGCAGTTAATCAGACACTGGCTTTTGCACAGCTTATCAAGAGGAATGCTGTGGCGACTCCAGCAGCGTCTGGTTGTCTAAGGATTGTTGCTGAGTGCATCCACATCTGCTTGGGGCACTCGTTGCTGCTAGAGGATCGCGGAT from Salvia splendens isolate huo1 chromosome 15, SspV2, whole genome shotgun sequence encodes the following:
- the LOC121766961 gene encoding uncharacterized protein LOC121766961; the protein is MENEVVRVLVTDQEQQGQWQGGWHRPTLALTSQQKNLIAQFLLQRSTAGVLPRGSCAEAANEFNIHKRTTERIWHISKQQINRGEPVMMEGKVRSYQHKDKLMLDEDKFRNMSMLERSTIRKVASKMEVSKTTIGRFLKSNQLKPHTSAIKPTLTETNKIARMKWCLSHIQPTLAEGKLLYHSDRYYLLPDEDVPYRSCKSKRFITKVMFMAAVCRPLCGPDGDIIFDGKIGLFPFTDQIPAQRSSKNRPKGTMETKPIQSITKEVMTACLLNQIIPSIKAKWPANASKKIFIQQDNVKPHLRAADHHFEALASTDGFEFHLISQSTNSPDTNVLDLGYFRAIQSLQDDKMATSVDDSLRNVFTSFEELSPQTLNRVFITLQSSLTTILQVHGKNDYKIPHMNKNRLERTEGLPLQLQVEEGLVRQSLEYLKLPENNTGDSYDIGRLNHALGY
- the LOC121769508 gene encoding exocyst complex component EXO84A-like isoform X2 — its product is MALSTMQGSIDFDAEMTLSDKLIVFKSNNFDPPSYFHSNSGGTTEKESRQLCMHLDRLNKASAEEMRKSVFYKDIKRDL
- the LOC121769508 gene encoding exocyst complex component EXO84A-like isoform X1, with product MALSTMQGSIDFDAEMTLSDKLIVFKSNNFDPPSYFHSNSGGTTEKESRQLCMHLDRLNKASAEEMRKSVFYKASGRSKHFKNSPLFLMMFIIFCYIYFSGHQERSLILKGSLFP